The Bacillus carboniphilus genome contains a region encoding:
- a CDS encoding DNA glycosylase AlkZ-like family protein translates to MGMIWARNGGGWLGHFLYNKSIRQHAIDELLSENQIVVVKVEGIKDDFYIKREDIELLRNVEDIPNKEIRFLAPLDNLLWDRLLVEKLFNFNYRWEVYVPKDKRRFGYYVLPVLYGDQLIARFEPEHNRGNEPLQIKNWWWEEGIEITNELEGSVLEACERFCNYLGVRNISEDSRMRIFSQK, encoded by the coding sequence ATGGGAATGATCTGGGCCCGTAATGGTGGAGGCTGGCTTGGACATTTTCTATACAATAAAAGCATCAGGCAGCATGCCATTGATGAGTTATTGTCTGAGAATCAGATTGTAGTGGTCAAAGTTGAAGGGATTAAGGATGATTTTTATATAAAAAGAGAAGATATTGAATTGCTGAGAAATGTTGAAGATATTCCGAATAAGGAAATTCGCTTTCTGGCACCACTCGATAATCTACTATGGGATCGATTATTGGTAGAAAAACTTTTTAATTTCAATTATAGATGGGAAGTATATGTCCCGAAAGATAAACGGAGGTTTGGGTATTATGTATTGCCTGTTCTTTATGGAGATCAATTGATCGCTAGATTTGAACCAGAGCATAATCGAGGAAACGAACCACTACAAATTAAAAATTGGTGGTGGGAAGAGGGGATTGAAATAACAAATGAACTAGAGGGCTCTGTTCTCGAAGCTTGTGAACGATTTTGCAATTATCTAGGGGTAAGGAATATATCTGAAGATAGTAGGATGCGTATTTTCTCTCAAAAATGA
- a CDS encoding S66 family peptidase, producing the protein MLRPKVLEKGDQIGVITPSSPAPVMFEERYQRGLSQLRKMGFHIIEGTCTNKSQSYRSASIKERAEEMNQFIYNDEVKAIISTIGGYNSNSLLPYLDYNHLKAHPKIVMGYSDVTALLLAIYEKTGLTTFYGPAIVPSFGEFPEMFPKGREYFENVVMLKKNAPYSLEIPIEWTEEFLDWNTQEREKQMVENTGWKTLRQGKAKGTLIGGNLNTMSGFFGSEYFPNLNGAILFLEDSFKNMADQERSYSMLKISGVFDQIEGLIIGKHEHLNDQHAPFSHDELLLEIIGDVNVPILINVDIGHTFPSHVFPIGIKASMDAGKREIRFLENGVVG; encoded by the coding sequence ATGTTGAGACCTAAAGTTTTGGAAAAAGGAGATCAAATTGGTGTTATTACCCCTTCATCACCCGCACCTGTCATGTTTGAGGAACGCTATCAAAGAGGATTATCCCAATTAAGAAAGATGGGATTTCACATTATAGAAGGAACATGTACAAATAAGAGCCAATCATATCGTTCTGCTTCGATAAAAGAAAGAGCTGAAGAGATGAATCAATTTATCTATAATGATGAAGTGAAAGCAATCATTAGCACGATTGGTGGCTATAACTCTAACTCTCTATTACCTTATTTAGATTATAACCACTTAAAAGCACATCCTAAAATTGTCATGGGGTATAGTGACGTTACAGCATTATTACTTGCCATATATGAAAAAACGGGATTAACCACTTTTTATGGTCCTGCTATTGTTCCTTCCTTTGGAGAGTTCCCAGAGATGTTCCCAAAAGGAAGGGAGTATTTTGAAAACGTGGTGATGCTAAAAAAGAATGCGCCTTATTCTCTTGAAATCCCAATAGAATGGACGGAAGAATTTCTCGATTGGAACACACAAGAGAGGGAAAAGCAAATGGTCGAAAATACAGGTTGGAAGACCCTTCGTCAAGGGAAAGCAAAAGGAACGTTAATTGGTGGAAACTTAAATACAATGTCGGGCTTTTTTGGTTCAGAGTACTTTCCAAACTTAAATGGAGCTATTTTATTTTTAGAAGATTCATTTAAAAATATGGCTGATCAAGAACGCTCATATAGTATGCTTAAAATTTCAGGTGTTTTTGATCAAATAGAGGGACTAATAATTGGCAAACATGAACATCTTAATGATCAGCATGCACCTTTTTCTCACGATGAATTACTGCTTGAGATCATCGGGGACGTTAATGTTCCTATTTTAATAAATGTAGATATTGGACACACTTTTCCATCTCATGTCTTTCCTATTGGAATAAAGGCAAGTATGGACGCAGGAAAGAGAGAAATAAGGTTTCTAGAAAATGGAGTGGTGGGATAG
- a CDS encoding NUDIX hydrolase, translating to MFIVNVEGAIHHNGKWLLIKRSEKEDHAGGMLSLVGGKCEIEGFSSTILERTVKREIFEEVGIEVTDLKYVNSASFVTETEMNVINVVFLCRYKRGDLYAKSKDEVDDVFWMKTSEIAMHPKAPEYLKENIALAEKMLTVPL from the coding sequence ATGTTTATAGTCAATGTAGAAGGTGCCATTCATCATAATGGAAAATGGCTGTTAATCAAGAGAAGTGAAAAGGAAGATCACGCAGGAGGGATGCTTTCCTTAGTGGGAGGCAAATGTGAAATTGAAGGATTCTCCTCTACTATTCTAGAACGAACGGTAAAGAGAGAAATTTTTGAAGAAGTAGGAATAGAAGTGACTGATCTGAAGTATGTGAACAGTGCTTCTTTTGTAACGGAAACGGAAATGAATGTGATTAATGTTGTGTTTTTATGTCGATACAAGAGGGGTGACCTTTATGCAAAAAGCAAAGATGAAGTGGATGATGTATTTTGGATGAAAACATCCGAAATTGCAATGCATCCAAAGGCTCCTGAGTATTTAAAAGAAAATATCGCATTAGCTGAAAAAATGTTAACAGTACCATTATAA
- a CDS encoding Fic family protein → MDFKGLTQLKDEIEKKRPIAPSKMKLISQKFQEEWTYHSNALEGNTLSLGETAFFLREGLTIKGKTLREHQEVTNHAEAIDYLNEVIKDRDITEGLIKDLHAIIFLGIKDDKGKLIKGGGYKKEDNFAITLTGDIKKYTPSVEVPTEMEKVITWYEKNKTVLHPAELASIFHHKLVSIHPFQDGNGRVSRLCMNLILMKYGYPPAIIRKEERQEYLLALESADQGELSPLVELITKEMKKSLLMMKVIVQ, encoded by the coding sequence ATGGATTTTAAAGGTTTGACTCAATTAAAGGATGAGATTGAAAAAAAAAGACCTATTGCTCCATCAAAGATGAAATTAATTTCTCAAAAATTTCAGGAAGAATGGACGTATCATAGTAATGCTTTGGAAGGTAATACTTTATCTTTAGGGGAAACGGCTTTTTTCTTGCGTGAAGGATTGACGATTAAAGGAAAAACGTTACGTGAACATCAAGAAGTAACAAATCATGCTGAAGCAATTGACTATTTAAATGAAGTGATAAAGGATCGAGATATTACAGAGGGGTTAATAAAGGACTTACATGCAATTATCTTTTTAGGTATTAAAGATGATAAAGGAAAGTTAATTAAAGGTGGGGGCTATAAAAAAGAAGACAATTTTGCTATAACTTTAACAGGAGATATTAAGAAATACACCCCTTCAGTAGAAGTGCCAACTGAGATGGAAAAGGTAATAACATGGTATGAGAAAAATAAAACTGTTCTTCATCCAGCGGAGTTAGCTTCAATATTTCATCATAAACTTGTATCCATCCACCCTTTTCAAGATGGAAATGGTAGAGTAAGTAGATTGTGTATGAATTTAATTTTAATGAAGTATGGCTATCCTCCGGCGATAATACGGAAGGAAGAAAGACAAGAATACTTACTTGCATTAGAATCAGCGGATCAAGGTGAACTTTCTCCGTTAGTAGAGTTGATTACTAAAGAGATGAAAAAGAGCTTATTAATGATGAAAGTAATTGTGCAATGA
- a CDS encoding NAD(P)/FAD-dependent oxidoreductase: MYDITIIGAGVSSVFLAYQLQKSNPHITVHIIDKGKQLEGRICSLDKGEPTCHCEVCPKYFGFAGLGKSEGKFNYTNDFGGHLGEKIGYKRAYILMKEVDHILCLYGANQVELYSTKDVYLEEKARKHGLEILSTEVRHLGTVLASKIFQQLYLSLREVSFTFETDIHSITKQTNGFALSTNKGTFKTKKLVLATGMSGSDWMQKQASDLGIPPAKTRVDLGLRIEMSRKQMAPLLKTTFETKLRYRGEDFQATTYCMNPGGRVIRKYQNGLVMADGQNYREKGEPTDNLNFSLFVPKYFDRYEEATIYAQSIIQKINQGKGRLVVQRLGDLRKKQATFIGDLQNNSIIPSLTHIEAGNIKNEVPELYIRAFLEMASSLESLVGEPLLDDTLLYAIDAKFYEAMIETNEQFETSIPDLFLIGDCSGVTHSLSQAAASGLFLGKYLSNNCTE, translated from the coding sequence ATGTACGACATCACTATCATTGGTGCAGGAGTAAGTAGCGTCTTCCTTGCCTATCAACTACAAAAATCAAATCCTCATATCACGGTACATATCATTGATAAAGGAAAACAACTAGAAGGTCGCATCTGTTCTCTCGACAAAGGAGAACCTACCTGTCATTGTGAGGTTTGCCCTAAATATTTTGGTTTTGCTGGACTAGGAAAATCAGAAGGGAAGTTTAACTATACAAATGACTTTGGAGGTCATTTAGGAGAAAAAATTGGTTATAAAAGAGCATATATTTTAATGAAGGAAGTCGATCATATTCTTTGCTTATACGGGGCGAATCAAGTCGAGTTGTACTCGACTAAAGATGTCTATTTAGAGGAAAAAGCACGAAAACATGGATTAGAAATTTTGTCTACAGAAGTTAGACACCTTGGTACAGTGCTTGCCTCCAAAATCTTTCAACAATTATACCTTTCTCTAAGAGAGGTATCTTTCACCTTTGAAACAGATATTCACTCAATAACTAAACAAACGAATGGTTTTGCACTTTCTACAAACAAAGGAACTTTCAAAACAAAAAAGCTTGTCTTGGCAACAGGGATGAGCGGCAGTGATTGGATGCAAAAACAAGCAAGCGATTTAGGCATTCCTCCTGCTAAAACGAGAGTCGACCTTGGTTTACGTATTGAAATGAGCCGTAAACAAATGGCCCCTCTTCTTAAAACCACATTTGAAACAAAGCTACGGTACAGGGGAGAAGATTTTCAAGCAACCACATATTGTATGAATCCAGGTGGGCGAGTTATTCGCAAATATCAAAATGGATTAGTGATGGCTGACGGTCAAAACTACCGGGAAAAAGGTGAACCAACTGATAATTTAAACTTCTCCTTATTTGTTCCTAAATATTTTGATCGTTATGAAGAAGCCACAATATATGCTCAGTCGATTATCCAAAAAATCAATCAAGGAAAGGGGCGTCTTGTTGTTCAACGTCTAGGAGATTTACGAAAAAAACAGGCTACTTTTATAGGAGACTTACAAAATAATTCTATCATTCCTTCTCTGACACATATTGAAGCAGGAAATATAAAGAATGAAGTTCCAGAACTTTATATCCGAGCATTTCTAGAAATGGCTTCTTCATTAGAAAGCTTAGTTGGTGAACCCTTACTAGATGATACCTTGTTGTATGCAATCGATGCGAAGTTTTATGAAGCTATGATTGAAACGAACGAACAGTTTGAAACGAGCATTCCAGATTTATTTTTAATTGGCGATTGTTCAGGAGTGACTCACTCCTTATCACAAGCAGCTGCTAGCGGTCTATTTCTTGGGAAATATTTGTCGAACAATTGTACAGAATGA
- a CDS encoding GNAT family N-acetyltransferase, which yields MNPQRKFPNLETDRLILRNVTELDIHFIYQHFSNERVCEYLYDEELFTSKNDAVDFVNEYQNPEKDGYNRWILIKKEGQQQLGTCGFHCWDKLNNIAEIGFDLSPEYWGHGYMKEALICAIESGFYNMELNRINAFVALYNINSIKILETLGFVNEGVYREKHLYRGKYYDHYSFSLLKREWNNK from the coding sequence ATGAATCCACAAAGAAAGTTCCCTAATTTAGAAACTGATCGATTGATTTTGAGAAATGTAACGGAACTAGATATTCATTTTATTTATCAACATTTTAGTAATGAACGAGTATGCGAATATTTATATGATGAAGAACTGTTTACAAGTAAAAACGATGCTGTCGATTTTGTTAATGAATATCAAAACCCAGAAAAAGATGGTTACAACAGGTGGATATTAATAAAAAAAGAAGGGCAACAACAACTAGGTACTTGTGGATTTCACTGTTGGGATAAGCTTAATAACATTGCAGAAATTGGCTTTGATTTATCACCCGAATATTGGGGTCATGGGTATATGAAAGAAGCCTTAATATGCGCAATCGAAAGTGGATTTTACAACATGGAATTGAATAGAATAAATGCTTTTGTTGCTCTCTATAATATAAACTCTATTAAGATTTTAGAAACGCTTGGTTTTGTCAATGAAGGAGTTTATAGAGAGAAACATTTATATAGAGGGAAGTATTATGACCATTATTCTTTTTCTCTACTAAAAAGAGAGTGGAATAATAAATAA
- a CDS encoding DUF3888 domain-containing protein: MRRLLFISLIIMMTTVAVHAEKEHKHDSKGMEQAVDNFLLSQFNDELNQAVKDYYKKESVIFTLDWWNDHYDVVQVDQWEKGREKNHPYLFTFTVLPYDEHNGEKLGTDTITFGVAPLYDECADKNFAASEVELINYKHKK; encoded by the coding sequence ATGAGGAGATTATTATTTATCTCGCTTATCATTATGATGACGACTGTTGCAGTTCATGCTGAAAAAGAGCATAAACATGATTCAAAAGGAATGGAGCAAGCAGTCGATAATTTTTTATTGAGTCAATTTAATGATGAATTAAATCAAGCTGTGAAAGATTATTATAAAAAAGAGTCAGTCATATTTACTCTTGATTGGTGGAACGACCATTATGATGTTGTACAAGTTGATCAATGGGAAAAAGGAAGAGAAAAAAACCACCCTTATTTATTTACATTCACCGTGTTACCCTATGACGAACATAATGGTGAAAAGTTAGGAACGGATACAATTACGTTCGGAGTAGCTCCTCTTTATGATGAATGTGCTGATAAAAATTTTGCTGCATCTGAGGTCGAATTAATAAATTATAAACATAAAAAATGA
- a CDS encoding dihydrofolate reductase family protein has translation MARKVVLYIAASLDGFIAKEDDDLNWLEEMEVEGDCGYSEFYQSIDTVIMGKRTYDYILKHAEMFPYPDKKCYVFSTSKTGSDEHVEFVNEDVGSFTKNLKEEQGSNIWMAGGGSILDDFMKSSLIDEYIITVTPHLLGKGVSLFKDHNPETELVLIKVNQYGQMVQLHYKIKN, from the coding sequence ATGGCACGAAAAGTAGTCCTATACATTGCAGCAAGTCTAGATGGGTTTATAGCGAAAGAAGATGATGACCTTAACTGGTTAGAGGAAATGGAAGTTGAAGGAGACTGCGGATATTCGGAGTTTTATCAATCAATTGATACAGTCATTATGGGGAAGAGGACGTATGATTATATTTTAAAACATGCAGAAATGTTTCCTTATCCTGATAAAAAGTGTTATGTTTTCTCTACCTCAAAGACAGGTTCTGATGAACATGTTGAGTTCGTGAATGAAGATGTCGGCTCATTTACCAAAAACTTAAAAGAGGAACAAGGGTCGAACATCTGGATGGCCGGTGGAGGAAGCATACTAGATGACTTTATGAAATCAAGCTTAATTGATGAATACATCATTACGGTAACACCACATCTTTTAGGGAAGGGAGTTTCCTTATTTAAAGACCATAACCCGGAGACAGAACTAGTGTTAATAAAGGTGAACCAATACGGACAAATGGTTCAGTTGCATTATAAAATTAAGAACTAG
- a CDS encoding argininosuccinate synthase, which translates to MKKEKLILAYSGGLDTSISIKWIEEQYGYDVIALGLDIGEGKDLKAIKEKAYQVGASKAYMIEARRVLAEDYLLPALKANALYEGKYPLSSALSRPLISKFLVDVAEKEGATAVAHGCTGKGNDQVRFDVSIQALNPELKVIAPVREWCMTRDEQILYAKENNIEVPVNLDQPFSIDANIWGRACEAGVLEDPWTEPPEESYEWTAPIEQTPNKPEYIEIDFEEGRPIALNGQQMPFEHLIEQINERGGIHGIGRIDHVENRLVGIKSREVYECPAALILIGAHKGLEFLTLTREVSHLKTTIDQQMAKLIYEGLWYSPLRYALEGFINETQKVVTGKIRVKLFKGTYSIVGRQSKNSLYSEQLATYLKGDLFDHNAATGFIKLWGLPTKVNAEVQKQRGYSNV; encoded by the coding sequence ATGAAAAAAGAAAAATTGATTCTTGCTTATTCTGGAGGGCTAGACACCTCCATTTCGATTAAGTGGATTGAAGAGCAATATGGTTATGATGTCATTGCACTTGGACTTGATATAGGTGAAGGAAAAGATTTAAAAGCGATTAAAGAAAAGGCTTATCAAGTAGGTGCATCAAAAGCGTATATGATCGAAGCGAGACGAGTACTTGCTGAAGATTACCTTTTACCTGCTCTGAAAGCAAATGCCCTTTACGAAGGGAAATACCCTTTATCATCCGCATTATCTCGCCCACTAATTTCAAAATTTCTTGTCGATGTAGCTGAAAAAGAGGGAGCAACGGCTGTCGCACACGGTTGTACAGGAAAGGGGAATGATCAAGTCCGTTTTGATGTTTCCATTCAAGCGCTGAATCCTGAATTAAAGGTGATTGCACCTGTACGTGAATGGTGCATGACTCGTGATGAGCAAATTCTATATGCAAAAGAAAATAATATTGAGGTTCCGGTGAACCTTGATCAACCGTTTTCAATTGATGCAAATATTTGGGGACGCGCGTGTGAAGCAGGTGTTTTAGAAGACCCGTGGACAGAGCCACCTGAGGAATCTTATGAATGGACGGCTCCTATTGAACAAACGCCAAACAAGCCAGAATATATAGAGATCGACTTTGAAGAAGGACGTCCGATCGCCTTAAATGGTCAGCAGATGCCTTTTGAACATTTGATTGAACAGATTAATGAAAGAGGCGGGATTCATGGGATTGGGCGAATTGATCATGTTGAAAACCGTCTTGTCGGAATTAAGTCTAGAGAAGTATATGAATGTCCTGCCGCTTTGATCTTAATAGGCGCACATAAAGGGTTGGAATTTTTAACACTTACTCGCGAAGTATCTCATTTGAAAACAACCATTGATCAGCAAATGGCTAAATTAATTTATGAAGGACTTTGGTATTCCCCTCTTCGTTATGCATTAGAAGGGTTTATTAACGAAACGCAAAAAGTGGTCACTGGTAAAATTCGCGTGAAGCTGTTTAAAGGAACTTATTCCATTGTAGGGCGTCAGTCGAAAAATTCACTTTATTCAGAGCAGCTCGCCACGTATTTAAAAGGAGATCTATTTGATCACAATGCCGCCACTGGTTTTATCAAACTTTGGGGGTTACCAACGAAGGTGAATGCTGAAGTTCAAAAACAAAGAGGGTATTCAAATGTCTAA
- a CDS encoding bile acid:sodium symporter family protein, producing MLNRMNDILQKLMPIMTPASVVIGILFYQALDNFLFLVPWIFALMTFTGSLRSNFSDLFKVMKHPFSLVITLFILHLLIPLLAFVVGNWVFPNNPYYITGLILAFVIPTGITSLIWVTIYRGNIALTLSIILLDTLLSPIVVPAVLKWLVGSSVEMNVMGMMQGLLGMIVIPSLIGMCVNQWMKKEATEKLSTTLSPFSKLGVIAVVSINSSGVAIYFKEFNHELMIVAAVMFILTIIAYGVGGIAGVLFKQDKPTTISMMYNSGMRNISAGAVLAITYFPAPVAVPIIIGMLFQQVLASLVGSMIDKLSNRVEEQSVLSQ from the coding sequence ATGTTAAATCGAATGAACGATATTTTACAAAAATTAATGCCTATCATGACTCCTGCGAGTGTTGTGATTGGGATTTTATTTTATCAAGCTTTAGATAACTTTCTCTTTTTAGTACCATGGATTTTTGCTTTGATGACCTTTACAGGAAGTCTTCGTTCCAATTTTTCCGATTTATTCAAAGTAATGAAACATCCTTTTTCACTAGTGATAACACTGTTCATCCTCCATTTATTGATCCCCTTATTAGCATTTGTAGTAGGAAATTGGGTCTTCCCTAACAATCCCTATTATATTACGGGCCTTATTTTAGCTTTTGTGATTCCTACGGGTATAACAAGTTTGATTTGGGTAACGATTTATCGTGGAAATATTGCCTTAACATTGTCGATTATTCTCCTTGATACACTATTGTCACCGATTGTGGTGCCTGCAGTTTTAAAATGGTTAGTGGGTTCCTCTGTTGAGATGAATGTGATGGGCATGATGCAAGGGCTATTAGGGATGATTGTTATCCCTTCTCTTATTGGAATGTGCGTGAATCAATGGATGAAAAAAGAAGCAACCGAAAAACTATCAACCACTTTATCTCCTTTTTCAAAACTTGGAGTGATAGCTGTCGTTTCGATTAACAGTTCTGGAGTTGCTATTTATTTTAAAGAGTTTAATCATGAGTTGATGATCGTTGCAGCTGTCATGTTCATCTTAACTATCATTGCTTATGGAGTTGGTGGGATTGCTGGAGTATTATTTAAACAAGATAAACCAACCACCATTTCGATGATGTATAACAGTGGCATGAGGAATATTAGTGCCGGTGCTGTTCTTGCTATTACTTATTTTCCTGCTCCTGTTGCTGTTCCAATTATTATTGGCATGCTTTTTCAGCAAGTGTTAGCATCTTTGGTAGGTTCAATGATTGACAAGCTCTCTAATCGAGTGGAGGAGCAAAGTGTGTTATCTCAATAA
- the argF gene encoding ornithine carbamoyltransferase yields the protein MKTNQELVGRDFLTIDDFSTEEIEFLLYEAAELKKQKGILDVLKGKVLGMIFEKASTRTRVSFEVAMLKLGGHALFLSAKDIQLARGEPIEDTAEVLSRYVDALMIRTFDHRTIKRFAEAASIPVINGLTDTHHPAQVLADLLTMKEQKGRLKDLKVTYFGDGNNVAHSLIEGASKVGMNLTIACPVGYEPDNQIITNAEQTAKQTGATIQVIHDSIEAAKGAEVLITDVWASMGQEKQQKERINVFAPYQVNEDLCKFASDDYIFMHCLPAHRGEEVTETIIDGPHSVIFQEAENRLHVQKALLKSLLS from the coding sequence ATGAAAACGAACCAAGAGTTAGTAGGCCGAGATTTCTTAACGATCGATGATTTTTCAACGGAGGAAATTGAATTTCTTCTTTATGAAGCAGCTGAACTAAAAAAACAAAAAGGAATATTAGATGTATTGAAAGGAAAAGTACTTGGCATGATTTTTGAAAAAGCATCAACGAGAACGCGTGTCTCTTTTGAAGTAGCTATGCTTAAGCTCGGTGGTCACGCCTTGTTTTTAAGTGCAAAGGATATTCAACTTGCTAGAGGTGAACCCATTGAAGATACTGCTGAGGTACTTTCTCGATATGTAGATGCTTTGATGATTCGGACGTTTGATCACCGTACGATAAAGCGTTTTGCAGAAGCGGCGTCCATTCCTGTGATAAATGGCTTAACGGATACTCACCACCCTGCACAAGTTTTAGCAGATTTGCTGACGATGAAGGAGCAAAAAGGGAGGTTAAAAGATTTAAAGGTTACCTATTTCGGTGATGGTAACAATGTTGCTCATTCCCTAATTGAAGGAGCATCAAAAGTAGGCATGAATTTAACCATTGCCTGTCCAGTCGGATATGAGCCAGACAATCAAATTATTACAAACGCGGAACAAACAGCTAAACAGACAGGGGCTACGATTCAGGTGATCCATGATTCGATCGAGGCGGCAAAAGGTGCAGAAGTGTTAATAACGGATGTATGGGCAAGCATGGGGCAAGAAAAGCAACAAAAAGAGCGGATTAACGTATTTGCTCCCTATCAAGTCAATGAGGATTTATGTAAGTTTGCTTCGGACGATTATATCTTTATGCACTGTTTACCCGCTCATAGAGGAGAAGAAGTGACGGAAACAATTATCGATGGGCCTCATTCGGTTATTTTTCAAGAAGCGGAAAACCGACTTCACGTACAAAAAGCACTATTGAAAAGTTTATTAAGTTAA
- the ahpC gene encoding alkyl hydroperoxide reductase subunit C: MSLIGKEVESFKALAFKNGEFIEVTDESLKGQWSIFCFYPADFTFVCPTELEDLQKEYATLKELGVEVYSISTDTHFTHKGWHDRSETIGKITYAMIGDPSQKITRSFDVLNEEEGLADRGTFIIDPDGVIQTAEINAGGIGRDASTLVNKIKAAQYVRNNPGEVCPAKWEEGSETLKPSLDLVGKI, from the coding sequence ATGTCATTAATCGGTAAAGAAGTAGAATCATTTAAAGCTCTAGCATTTAAAAATGGAGAGTTCATTGAAGTAACAGATGAAAGCCTAAAAGGTCAATGGAGTATTTTTTGCTTCTACCCAGCAGATTTCACTTTTGTTTGTCCAACGGAACTTGAAGATCTTCAAAAAGAATATGCTACATTAAAGGAGCTTGGTGTTGAAGTATATTCCATTTCAACAGATACTCATTTCACACATAAAGGTTGGCATGACAGATCAGAAACAATTGGAAAAATCACTTATGCGATGATTGGTGATCCTTCTCAAAAAATCACTCGTAGCTTTGACGTACTAAACGAAGAAGAAGGTCTTGCTGATCGTGGTACGTTTATTATTGATCCAGACGGCGTGATTCAAACAGCTGAAATTAATGCTGGTGGCATTGGTCGTGACGCAAGTACACTTGTGAACAAAATTAAAGCAGCACAATATGTACGTAACAATCCAGGAGAAGTTTGCCCAGCTAAATGGGAAGAAGGTTCTGAAACATTAAAACCAAGCCTTGATTTAGTAGGTAAAATATAA
- a CDS encoding DNA glycosylase AlkZ-like family protein, with protein sequence MRDKQGKMVITKAQARRFLVNYHGLGSDEPFKGKKGIQQYIEKVGCIQYDPLNVVGTNPDLVLQSRIKGYSPILLDELLYTDRTLIDGWDKMMAIYSTEDWPYFHRIRDKNGESMKKVMSKGGTIQVSDLTEQIKKVIRVDGPKLGS encoded by the coding sequence ATGAGAGATAAACAAGGAAAAATGGTTATTACAAAAGCACAAGCCCGTCGATTTCTCGTCAACTATCACGGATTAGGTAGTGACGAGCCTTTCAAAGGAAAAAAAGGTATTCAACAATATATTGAAAAGGTAGGGTGTATTCAATATGACCCACTTAATGTTGTAGGAACAAATCCTGATTTAGTTTTGCAGTCGAGAATAAAAGGTTATTCACCTATTCTATTAGACGAGCTATTGTATACTGATCGCACATTAATAGATGGTTGGGATAAAATGATGGCGATCTATAGTACAGAGGACTGGCCCTATTTTCATCGAATCAGAGACAAGAATGGTGAATCAATGAAAAAAGTTATGAGCAAGGGAGGAACTATACAAGTTTCTGATCTAACGGAGCAAATTAAGAAAGTAATTAGGGTAGACGGTCCTAAATTAGGCTCGTGA